One genomic region from Candidatus Hydrogenedentota bacterium encodes:
- a CDS encoding GDSL-type esterase/lipase family protein, which produces MTLAIVVAASALAAANVPVPEGGFPVQITGPWTIEIGPGKADTPAGVRELSRGVPLNIAPVEMVQVRAEEHKPLPVFNPNTGNWRRGDKLRQLIAEECTGTGLVVPPSIRITLEPNGAEALAKDTDYIVDAFWAQIGRIEGGGIGPEQAVYVDYDYYPTRLDSIFVDASGNVRVAPGEPGIGNIYPPEPGPGEAAVCTIWHNGIMDGLQPENVFPIEFAAKQAAAQTVSAAEQFLPKTLAKLRNGEPVTIVAWGDSVTNGGGVKAGKQDLWYQQQFVTRLRARFSQSEITLHTASWPGGNSGGYMSAPAGGQYDFKRDVLDKKPDLVTIEFVNDAYLEGDALKEHYGKIRDALRAIPAEIILITPHYVRQDWMGVSTVKVDEDPRPYVRGLRVFAADNGIAVADAAKLWGELWRKGIPYPVILANAINHPDERGHEMFADALMAVFPEK; this is translated from the coding sequence ATGACGCTCGCGATTGTCGTTGCCGCTTCTGCTCTTGCCGCCGCCAATGTGCCTGTGCCGGAGGGCGGTTTCCCCGTACAGATAACAGGTCCTTGGACCATCGAGATCGGGCCGGGCAAGGCCGACACGCCAGCGGGGGTGCGCGAATTGTCCCGGGGCGTGCCGCTGAACATCGCCCCCGTCGAAATGGTGCAGGTGCGCGCCGAGGAACACAAACCGCTGCCGGTATTCAATCCCAATACCGGCAATTGGAGGCGCGGCGACAAACTGCGGCAGCTTATCGCGGAAGAATGCACAGGCACGGGGCTTGTCGTGCCGCCGAGTATCCGAATCACGCTGGAGCCGAACGGCGCTGAAGCATTGGCGAAGGACACTGACTACATTGTAGACGCTTTTTGGGCGCAGATCGGCCGTATCGAGGGCGGCGGCATTGGTCCCGAGCAGGCCGTCTACGTTGATTACGATTATTACCCCACGCGCCTGGACAGCATCTTCGTGGACGCCTCCGGCAACGTGCGTGTGGCGCCGGGAGAACCGGGCATCGGAAATATTTACCCCCCCGAGCCGGGACCGGGCGAGGCAGCGGTGTGCACTATCTGGCACAACGGCATCATGGACGGTCTGCAGCCCGAGAACGTGTTTCCCATCGAGTTCGCGGCGAAACAGGCCGCCGCGCAGACCGTAAGCGCGGCCGAACAGTTTCTTCCCAAGACCCTGGCCAAACTCCGCAATGGCGAGCCGGTGACCATCGTCGCGTGGGGCGACAGCGTCACCAATGGCGGAGGCGTCAAGGCCGGCAAGCAGGACTTGTGGTATCAACAACAGTTTGTGACTCGGTTGAGAGCGCGTTTTTCTCAATCCGAGATCACCCTCCACACGGCGTCATGGCCGGGCGGCAACAGCGGCGGCTACATGAGCGCTCCGGCTGGCGGGCAATACGATTTCAAACGGGATGTGCTGGACAAAAAGCCCGACCTTGTCACCATCGAATTTGTAAACGATGCCTACCTCGAAGGCGATGCGTTGAAAGAGCATTATGGCAAGATTCGCGACGCGTTGCGGGCGATCCCGGCGGAGATCATTCTGATTACGCCGCACTACGTGAGGCAGGACTGGATGGGCGTGAGCACCGTCAAGGTGGATGAAGATCCGCGCCCATACGTGCGGGGGTTACGTGTTTTTGCCGCCGACAACGGCATCGCGGTGGCCGACGCTGCCAAGTTGTGGGGCGAATTGTGGCGCAAGGGCATCCCGTATCCGGTCATTCTGGCCAACGCCATCAACCATCCCGACGAACGAGGCCACGAAATGTTCGCCGATGCCCTCATGGCAGTGTTCCCGGAGA